The proteins below come from a single Cervus elaphus chromosome 4, mCerEla1.1, whole genome shotgun sequence genomic window:
- the CX3CL1 gene encoding fractalkine isoform X1, producing the protein MGLPPLSGLLCLTVLCHLVALLAGQQHGVNKCNFSCNKMIKKIPVSRLVGYQRNRESCNDGAVILKTVKDKLLCADPKEKWVQEVMKILDDKAAMIQKSGTFERQIGEGEPRTTLGAREMYWSAASEANFTGESSGLGAESALGTSPGVAGSMGTRSSSTSKAPDGGTQKTELFNKAAFTTTTSWQSSAADQTGAGLWTEGKASEAPSTLVPSTQTLPTPVPSTQAPSTQTLPTQTLPTWVPSTKAVPTPVPSTQATSTQAASTQTLPTQTLPTWVPSTQALPSPVPSTQAPTLSHTVLEDSTGPGSLTVGIEVQDSSKNSLGFKEMGPSAAHTDAFLRSATVYGVFEVTVSSEGTPSMDALASGSWAPKTEELPKAKEPILTTAGPQSLGILMTSIPDSQAATRRQAVGLLAFLGFLFCLGVAMFAYQKLQSCPRKTMGDMVDGICYVPRSCGSNSYVLVPV; encoded by the exons ATGGGTCTTCCGCCTCTCTCGGGGCTGCTCTGCTTGACTGTCCTCTGCCATTTGGTTGCGCTGCTAGCCG GACAGCAACACGGTGTGAACAAGTGTAACTTCTCCTGCAACAAAATGATCAAGAAGATTCCCGTGTCTCGTCTAGTCGGCTACCAACGAAATCGGGAGTCCTGCAATGATGGAGCTGTCAT CCTGAAGACTGTGAAGGATAAATTACTCTGTGCTGACCCAAAGGAGAAATGGGTCCAGGAAGTCATGAAGATCCTAGACGACAAGGCTGCTATGATTCAAAAGAGTGGCACATTCGAGAGGCAAATCGGTGAGGGTGAGCCCAGGACTACTCTGGGCGCCAGGGAGATGTACTGGTCTGCTGCCTCAGAGGCGAACTTCACAGGCGAAAGCAGTGGTCTGGGGGCAGAGAGTGCCTTGGGGACTTCACCAGGAGTGGCTGGTTCCATGGGGACCAGGTCCTCCTCCACTTCAAAAGCTCCAGATGGCGGGACtcagaaaactgagcttttcaaCAAGGCTGCCTTCACCACCACCACGTCTTGGCAGAGTTCTGCTGCCGACCAAACTGGGGCAGGCCTCTGGACTGAGGGGAAAGCCTCTGAGGCCCCCTCCACCCTGGTCCCCTCCACccagaccctccccaccccagtcccctccACCCAGGCCCCCTCCACCCAGACCCTCCCCACCCAGACCCTCCCCACCTGGGTCCCCTCCACCAAGGCcgtccccaccccagtcccctccACCCAGGCCACCTCCACCCAGGCCGCCTCCACCCAGACCCTCCCCACCCAGACCCTCCCTACCTGGGTCCCCTCCACccaggccctcccctccccagtccccTCCACCCAGGCCCCGACTCTTTCCCACACTGTCTTAGAGGACAGCACTGGGCCTGGAAGCCTAACTGTGGGAATCGAGGTACAGGACTCATCAAAGAACTCTCTAGGGTTCAAAGAAATGGGTCCCTCTGCAGCTCACACGGATGCCTTCCTGAGGTCGGCCACTGTGTACGGTGTCTTCGAGGTCACTGTATCCTCTGAAGGGACCCCCAGCATGGATGCACTGGCCTCGGGCAGCTGGGCCCCCAAGACTGAGGAGCTCCCCAAGGCCAAGGAGCCCATTCTCACCACTGCAGGCCCCCAGAGTCTGGGCATCCTCATGACTTCCATCCCCGACTCCCAGGCGGCCACACGAAGGCAAGCTGTAGGGCTGTTGGCCTTCCTTGGTTTCCTCTTCTGCCTGGGGGTGGCCATGTTTGCCTACCAGAAACTGCAGAGCTGCCCCCGCAAGACGATGGGGGATATGGTGGATGGGATCTGCTATGTCCCCCGGAGCTGTGGCAGTAACTCATATGTCCTGGTGCCAGTGTGA
- the CX3CL1 gene encoding fractalkine isoform X2, which translates to MMELSCSLKTVKDKLLCADPKEKWVQEVMKILDDKAAMIQKSGTFERQIGEGEPRTTLGAREMYWSAASEANFTGESSGLGAESALGTSPGVAGSMGTRSSSTSKAPDGGTQKTELFNKAAFTTTTSWQSSAADQTGAGLWTEGKASEAPSTLVPSTQTLPTPVPSTQAPSTQTLPTQTLPTWVPSTKAVPTPVPSTQATSTQAASTQTLPTQTLPTWVPSTQALPSPVPSTQAPTLSHTVLEDSTGPGSLTVGIEVQDSSKNSLGFKEMGPSAAHTDAFLRSATVYGVFEVTVSSEGTPSMDALASGSWAPKTEELPKAKEPILTTAGPQSLGILMTSIPDSQAATRRQAVGLLAFLGFLFCLGVAMFAYQKLQSCPRKTMGDMVDGICYVPRSCGSNSYVLVPV; encoded by the exons ATGATGGAGCTGTCATGTAG CCTGAAGACTGTGAAGGATAAATTACTCTGTGCTGACCCAAAGGAGAAATGGGTCCAGGAAGTCATGAAGATCCTAGACGACAAGGCTGCTATGATTCAAAAGAGTGGCACATTCGAGAGGCAAATCGGTGAGGGTGAGCCCAGGACTACTCTGGGCGCCAGGGAGATGTACTGGTCTGCTGCCTCAGAGGCGAACTTCACAGGCGAAAGCAGTGGTCTGGGGGCAGAGAGTGCCTTGGGGACTTCACCAGGAGTGGCTGGTTCCATGGGGACCAGGTCCTCCTCCACTTCAAAAGCTCCAGATGGCGGGACtcagaaaactgagcttttcaaCAAGGCTGCCTTCACCACCACCACGTCTTGGCAGAGTTCTGCTGCCGACCAAACTGGGGCAGGCCTCTGGACTGAGGGGAAAGCCTCTGAGGCCCCCTCCACCCTGGTCCCCTCCACccagaccctccccaccccagtcccctccACCCAGGCCCCCTCCACCCAGACCCTCCCCACCCAGACCCTCCCCACCTGGGTCCCCTCCACCAAGGCcgtccccaccccagtcccctccACCCAGGCCACCTCCACCCAGGCCGCCTCCACCCAGACCCTCCCCACCCAGACCCTCCCTACCTGGGTCCCCTCCACccaggccctcccctccccagtccccTCCACCCAGGCCCCGACTCTTTCCCACACTGTCTTAGAGGACAGCACTGGGCCTGGAAGCCTAACTGTGGGAATCGAGGTACAGGACTCATCAAAGAACTCTCTAGGGTTCAAAGAAATGGGTCCCTCTGCAGCTCACACGGATGCCTTCCTGAGGTCGGCCACTGTGTACGGTGTCTTCGAGGTCACTGTATCCTCTGAAGGGACCCCCAGCATGGATGCACTGGCCTCGGGCAGCTGGGCCCCCAAGACTGAGGAGCTCCCCAAGGCCAAGGAGCCCATTCTCACCACTGCAGGCCCCCAGAGTCTGGGCATCCTCATGACTTCCATCCCCGACTCCCAGGCGGCCACACGAAGGCAAGCTGTAGGGCTGTTGGCCTTCCTTGGTTTCCTCTTCTGCCTGGGGGTGGCCATGTTTGCCTACCAGAAACTGCAGAGCTGCCCCCGCAAGACGATGGGGGATATGGTGGATGGGATCTGCTATGTCCCCCGGAGCTGTGGCAGTAACTCATATGTCCTGGTGCCAGTGTGA
- the CX3CL1 gene encoding fractalkine isoform X3, giving the protein MKILDDKAAMIQKSGTFERQIGEGEPRTTLGAREMYWSAASEANFTGESSGLGAESALGTSPGVAGSMGTRSSSTSKAPDGGTQKTELFNKAAFTTTTSWQSSAADQTGAGLWTEGKASEAPSTLVPSTQTLPTPVPSTQAPSTQTLPTQTLPTWVPSTKAVPTPVPSTQATSTQAASTQTLPTQTLPTWVPSTQALPSPVPSTQAPTLSHTVLEDSTGPGSLTVGIEVQDSSKNSLGFKEMGPSAAHTDAFLRSATVYGVFEVTVSSEGTPSMDALASGSWAPKTEELPKAKEPILTTAGPQSLGILMTSIPDSQAATRRQAVGLLAFLGFLFCLGVAMFAYQKLQSCPRKTMGDMVDGICYVPRSCGSNSYVLVPV; this is encoded by the coding sequence ATGAAGATCCTAGACGACAAGGCTGCTATGATTCAAAAGAGTGGCACATTCGAGAGGCAAATCGGTGAGGGTGAGCCCAGGACTACTCTGGGCGCCAGGGAGATGTACTGGTCTGCTGCCTCAGAGGCGAACTTCACAGGCGAAAGCAGTGGTCTGGGGGCAGAGAGTGCCTTGGGGACTTCACCAGGAGTGGCTGGTTCCATGGGGACCAGGTCCTCCTCCACTTCAAAAGCTCCAGATGGCGGGACtcagaaaactgagcttttcaaCAAGGCTGCCTTCACCACCACCACGTCTTGGCAGAGTTCTGCTGCCGACCAAACTGGGGCAGGCCTCTGGACTGAGGGGAAAGCCTCTGAGGCCCCCTCCACCCTGGTCCCCTCCACccagaccctccccaccccagtcccctccACCCAGGCCCCCTCCACCCAGACCCTCCCCACCCAGACCCTCCCCACCTGGGTCCCCTCCACCAAGGCcgtccccaccccagtcccctccACCCAGGCCACCTCCACCCAGGCCGCCTCCACCCAGACCCTCCCCACCCAGACCCTCCCTACCTGGGTCCCCTCCACccaggccctcccctccccagtccccTCCACCCAGGCCCCGACTCTTTCCCACACTGTCTTAGAGGACAGCACTGGGCCTGGAAGCCTAACTGTGGGAATCGAGGTACAGGACTCATCAAAGAACTCTCTAGGGTTCAAAGAAATGGGTCCCTCTGCAGCTCACACGGATGCCTTCCTGAGGTCGGCCACTGTGTACGGTGTCTTCGAGGTCACTGTATCCTCTGAAGGGACCCCCAGCATGGATGCACTGGCCTCGGGCAGCTGGGCCCCCAAGACTGAGGAGCTCCCCAAGGCCAAGGAGCCCATTCTCACCACTGCAGGCCCCCAGAGTCTGGGCATCCTCATGACTTCCATCCCCGACTCCCAGGCGGCCACACGAAGGCAAGCTGTAGGGCTGTTGGCCTTCCTTGGTTTCCTCTTCTGCCTGGGGGTGGCCATGTTTGCCTACCAGAAACTGCAGAGCTGCCCCCGCAAGACGATGGGGGATATGGTGGATGGGATCTGCTATGTCCCCCGGAGCTGTGGCAGTAACTCATATGTCCTGGTGCCAGTGTGA